One window from the genome of Rhodopirellula halodulae encodes:
- the larE gene encoding ATP-dependent sacrificial sulfur transferase LarE translates to MPTTSATTSSSSSQLANRLIDHLRAIGDLVIAFSGGVDSSVVAAAAHASGVRCVAVTAKSPAVAQWQIDWSKRIADQIGIDHQWVQTNESERGNYQRNHSDRCFYCKQTLYEFLAPIAVERAATIVSGTNADDLGDHRPGIQAGMLAKVRTPLADLHLGKSQVRALAKHFGLQNADLPASPCLASRIAYHVEVTPERLRRIEAAEAWLRSRGVPDCRVRLHANELARIEVPTPYLSQVVQWTENNDLVDAFITMGFRFVTLELGGLSSGSQNRGLADLDLVQLAVPDASKPKCPDPN, encoded by the coding sequence ATGCCAACTACATCCGCAACGACTTCATCGTCTAGCAGCCAACTCGCGAATCGCTTGATCGACCATCTGCGAGCCATCGGAGATTTGGTTATCGCATTCTCGGGTGGCGTCGATAGCAGTGTCGTTGCCGCGGCGGCGCATGCGAGCGGGGTTCGTTGCGTTGCCGTCACCGCAAAATCTCCCGCGGTCGCCCAATGGCAAATCGATTGGTCAAAACGAATCGCTGATCAAATCGGCATTGACCACCAGTGGGTCCAAACCAATGAATCGGAACGCGGCAATTATCAACGCAACCATTCCGACCGATGCTTCTACTGCAAGCAAACACTGTACGAATTTCTTGCTCCCATCGCGGTGGAAAGAGCGGCCACGATTGTCTCCGGTACCAACGCCGATGACCTGGGTGACCATCGTCCAGGGATTCAGGCCGGGATGCTCGCCAAAGTTCGGACTCCGTTGGCAGACTTGCACCTCGGAAAGTCCCAGGTTCGTGCCCTCGCGAAACACTTTGGCTTGCAGAATGCAGACCTTCCGGCGTCGCCTTGCCTGGCGAGCCGCATTGCTTACCACGTGGAGGTCACCCCCGAACGGTTGCGCCGAATTGAAGCTGCCGAAGCGTGGTTACGCTCGCGAGGGGTGCCAGATTGTCGGGTCCGCCTGCACGCAAATGAATTAGCGAGGATTGAGGTGCCCACGCCGTATTTATCACAGGTCGTCCAATGGACAGAAAACAACGATTTGGTCGACGCGTTCATTACAATGGGGTTCCGTTTCGTCACCCTGGAACTGGGTGGGTTGAGCAGCGGTAGTCAAAATCGTGGACTGGCGGATTTGGATTTGGTGCAACTCGCGGTCCCCGATGCGTCCAAGCCAAAATGCCCCGATCCGAATTGA
- a CDS encoding serine/threonine-protein kinase codes for MSDLVGCRVGDYQVLRRLGSGGMADVYAAKHLKLRRDAALKVLRQTPQTSPEDLRRFEREAQAAACLNHPSIVQVYEIGDHQGNHFIAQELIDGSNLKQCLQQSGQFSSQEGIEILRCVTEALVIAHRAGITHRDIKPENIMRSKEGDIKVTDFGLARVLSNTDASAADLTRAGLTLGTPRYMSPEQIQGHKVDGRSDLYSLGVTLYHLLAGHPPFDAEEPLALAVKHLHEMPQPLDHARGSADLPSWLAATVMRLLRKSPEERFSSAMELLEVIRANCPATESSIPTIPTIPLPTDTSATESQASTPSAAANYLGSTSATIQLQRVTDAIASDRRRDPMRWLGLLTLVVLASLAGWGLATMARGPSISRSIRAPLVAKAASIEDQYWQAIATDSVPAWRAVSEFFPKDEISPEDEIYHSKAALQLTRLLINDQRWAEASATLASVEQSANSSRLYRALALVMRYQIQTGTGQRREADRTKTNLRNLVDELKRDQSAALETFRTLVPLSERLKLGLDEPAIIDGPSARRSGTVTPSSSRSI; via the coding sequence GTGAGTGACCTAGTTGGCTGTCGTGTTGGCGACTACCAAGTGCTTCGGCGTTTGGGCAGTGGCGGCATGGCCGATGTCTACGCAGCCAAACACTTGAAGCTCCGACGCGATGCGGCTCTGAAGGTGCTTCGCCAAACACCTCAGACCAGCCCAGAAGATCTGCGACGTTTTGAAAGAGAGGCTCAAGCCGCCGCTTGCTTGAATCATCCCAGCATCGTTCAGGTCTATGAAATTGGTGACCACCAAGGCAACCACTTCATCGCTCAAGAATTGATCGACGGATCCAACCTCAAGCAGTGCCTGCAACAAAGCGGCCAGTTTTCTTCGCAGGAGGGCATCGAGATCCTACGCTGCGTGACCGAGGCTTTGGTGATCGCACATCGCGCCGGGATCACTCACCGCGATATTAAACCTGAAAACATCATGCGGTCCAAAGAAGGCGACATCAAAGTCACCGACTTTGGGCTCGCTCGCGTTCTGTCCAACACAGATGCCAGTGCCGCGGACCTCACTCGCGCCGGGCTCACACTTGGCACGCCGCGATACATGAGCCCGGAACAAATTCAAGGACACAAGGTCGACGGACGAAGCGATCTTTATTCGCTTGGCGTGACGCTTTACCACTTGCTGGCCGGACATCCTCCTTTCGACGCGGAAGAACCGTTGGCTTTGGCCGTCAAGCATTTGCATGAAATGCCGCAACCACTCGATCACGCCCGTGGCTCTGCCGACCTTCCGTCTTGGCTTGCCGCCACCGTGATGCGTTTGCTTCGGAAATCGCCCGAGGAACGTTTCTCTTCAGCAATGGAACTGCTGGAAGTGATCCGGGCCAATTGCCCGGCGACGGAATCATCCATTCCAACCATTCCAACCATTCCACTTCCAACCGACACGTCAGCTACCGAGTCCCAAGCGTCCACGCCTTCCGCCGCAGCGAACTACCTTGGGTCCACATCAGCAACCATCCAACTCCAACGCGTCACGGACGCCATCGCCAGCGACCGACGTCGCGATCCAATGCGATGGTTGGGGCTGCTGACCTTAGTCGTGCTCGCCTCTTTGGCGGGTTGGGGACTGGCAACCATGGCTCGCGGGCCATCGATCAGCCGTTCCATCCGAGCACCGCTGGTTGCGAAAGCGGCTTCGATTGAAGACCAATACTGGCAAGCAATCGCGACCGACAGCGTTCCCGCTTGGCGGGCCGTTTCGGAATTCTTCCCGAAAGACGAGATCTCTCCTGAAGACGAGATCTACCACTCCAAAGCCGCGTTGCAACTGACTCGATTGTTGATCAACGATCAACGCTGGGCCGAAGCTTCGGCGACGCTCGCCAGCGTCGAACAATCCGCAAACTCGTCTCGCCTTTATCGAGCACTCGCTCTGGTGATGCGTTACCAGATTCAAACCGGTACCGGTCAACGTCGGGAAGCGGACCGTACAAAAACCAACCTTCGGAATTTGGTGGACGAACTCAAACGCGATCAGTCAGCGGCGTTGGAAACCTTCCGAACCTTGGTTCCTCTTTCTGAACGATTGAAACTGGGGCTGGACGAACCCGCGATCATCGATGGGCCGAGTGCCCGCCGAAGCGGGACGGTGACGCCATCCTCATCCAGGAGCATCTGA
- a CDS encoding Gfo/Idh/MocA family protein, producing MNTSPDKMRAAIYGVGFMGWIHKLAYDRSRTADLVGFASRDAKKRQGDWSGIQGNFGPPGEQWDVSGLTVTDNLDGLLQDDSIDLIDVCLPPHLHVDAIQKILAAGKKALCEKPLALTAADAESLLASAQPGQLMVAHILPFMPAFRFLVEAKSDGRFGQPITGRFMRTISPPDWIPDFYDASRVGGPLIDLQVHDAHLARVLFGMPVSAHCASHFKQGVPKRYETILEYASTDESKFTPVVSLAGGVIDSPARGFTHGYEVSFEQATVRFEFAAYNDESTDTIPLTVMHNDGRLERPELDSSDPIDGFVDEINAAAEAVAGGPVHPVLDAKLATDALKICEMQMPTHDHDEHSDRVSNSGAGS from the coding sequence ATGAACACATCGCCCGATAAAATGCGAGCCGCGATTTACGGCGTCGGCTTCATGGGATGGATCCACAAACTCGCTTATGATCGCTCGCGAACAGCCGACTTGGTTGGCTTTGCCAGCCGCGATGCAAAGAAACGGCAGGGCGATTGGAGCGGTATCCAAGGAAACTTTGGCCCGCCTGGCGAACAGTGGGACGTGTCAGGGTTGACCGTGACGGACAACCTGGACGGTCTGCTGCAAGACGATTCGATCGATCTGATTGACGTTTGCTTGCCGCCTCATTTGCACGTTGATGCGATCCAGAAAATCCTCGCTGCGGGAAAGAAGGCCCTTTGTGAGAAACCGTTGGCACTCACCGCTGCAGATGCTGAATCCTTGCTGGCGAGTGCACAGCCGGGCCAACTGATGGTCGCCCACATTTTGCCGTTCATGCCGGCGTTTCGCTTTCTGGTCGAAGCGAAATCCGACGGGCGTTTTGGGCAACCAATCACGGGGCGATTCATGCGAACGATCAGCCCACCGGATTGGATTCCCGATTTCTACGATGCCTCTCGCGTCGGCGGCCCACTGATCGACCTGCAAGTCCACGACGCCCATCTGGCTCGTGTTCTTTTTGGCATGCCAGTAAGTGCTCACTGTGCCAGCCACTTCAAACAAGGCGTTCCCAAACGTTACGAAACGATTCTGGAGTACGCGTCGACAGACGAATCAAAATTCACTCCCGTGGTCAGCTTGGCTGGCGGCGTGATTGATTCACCCGCACGAGGTTTCACGCATGGTTATGAAGTGTCGTTTGAACAGGCCACCGTGCGATTCGAATTCGCGGCCTACAACGACGAGTCCACCGACACGATTCCTCTGACGGTCATGCACAACGACGGCAGACTTGAACGGCCAGAGCTTGATAGCAGTGATCCAATTGATGGCTTTGTTGACGAGATCAACGCGGCGGCGGAGGCGGTTGCCGGCGGCCCGGTGCATCCGGTGCTGGACGCGAAATTGGCAACGGACGCATTGAAGATATGCGAAATGCAAATGCCGACGCATGACCACGACGAGCACTCCGACCGCGTGTCGAATTCCGGTGCGGGGTCTTGA
- the rph gene encoding ribonuclease PH: MSVSDRAADQIRPVEIECGYLESNPASVLYKSGKTIVLCTASVETNVPPWMEGRGKGWVTAEYNMLPGSTSPRKRRDRSGKVDGRTTEIQRLIGRSLRAIVDLHALGERSITVDCDVLQADGGTRTASITGGYIALALAVSQLAQTPDLDPPVDPTKVLRDSVAAISVGVIGEEVVLDLDYRLDSAADVDMNVIMTGGGRFIEIQGTGEEATFDDTQLAELLRLGKIGIAELTRLQQAQLNN, translated from the coding sequence GTGTCCGTTTCTGACCGTGCCGCCGACCAAATCCGTCCCGTCGAAATTGAATGCGGGTACTTGGAATCCAATCCCGCCAGCGTGCTTTACAAAAGCGGTAAAACGATCGTGCTCTGCACGGCTTCGGTGGAAACCAATGTTCCGCCGTGGATGGAAGGGCGCGGCAAGGGCTGGGTCACCGCCGAATACAACATGCTGCCGGGCAGCACGAGCCCGCGAAAAAGGCGTGACCGCAGCGGCAAGGTGGATGGCCGCACCACTGAAATTCAGCGTTTGATCGGCCGCAGTCTTCGTGCGATCGTGGACCTGCACGCGTTGGGCGAACGTTCCATCACAGTCGATTGCGACGTGTTGCAAGCAGACGGCGGCACGCGAACCGCGTCGATCACGGGTGGATACATCGCATTGGCCCTGGCCGTTTCGCAACTCGCCCAAACACCAGATTTGGATCCGCCCGTCGATCCCACGAAAGTTCTGCGAGACTCCGTTGCGGCCATCAGCGTCGGTGTCATCGGCGAGGAAGTCGTCTTGGATCTGGATTATCGACTGGACTCGGCGGCCGATGTGGACATGAACGTCATCATGACCGGCGGAGGCCGCTTCATTGAGATTCAAGGCACCGGCGAGGAAGCCACCTTCGACGACACGCAACTCGCTGAGCTGTTGCGTCTTGGTAAAATCGGAATCGCAGAACTCACTCGTCTGCAACAAGCTCAACTGAACAACTAG